The following are encoded together in the Tursiops truncatus isolate mTurTru1 chromosome 10, mTurTru1.mat.Y, whole genome shotgun sequence genome:
- the OARD1 gene encoding ADP-ribose glycohydrolase OARD1: protein MAGSPNEDSEGSRITYVKGDLFACPKTDSLAHCISEDCRMGAGIAVHFKKKFGGVQELLNQQKKSGEVAVLKRDGRYIYYLITKKRASHKPTYENLQKSLEAMKSHCLKNGVTDLSMPRIGCGLDRLQWENVSAMIEEIFEATDIRITVYTL, encoded by the exons ATGGCTGGCAGCCCTAATGAAGATTCAGAAGGAAGCAGA ATTACTTATGTGAAAGGAGACCTTTTTGCATGCCCCAAAACAGACTCCTTAGCCCACTGTATCAGTGAGGACTGTCGAATGGGCGCTGGGATAGCTGTCCACTTCAAGAAGAAATTTGGAGGGGTGCAGGAACTGTTAAATCAAC aaaaaaagtcTGGAGAAGTGGCTGTTCTGAAGAGAGATGGGCGATATATATATTACCTG ATTACAAAGAAAAGGGCTTCACACAAGCCAACTTACGAAAACTTACAGAAGAGTTTAGAGGCCATGAAGTCCCACTGTCTGAAGAATGGAGTCACCGACCTCTCCATGCCAAG gATTGGATGTGGTCTTGATCGTCTGCAATGGGAAAATGTATCTGCGATGATTGAGGAGATCTTTGAGGCAACAGACATCAGAATTACTGTGTACACGCTCTGA
- the APOBEC2 gene encoding C->U-editing enzyme APOBEC-2, translated as MAQKEETAAATAPTSQDGEDLENLEDPKKLKELEELPPFEIVTGERLPANFFKFQFRNVEYSSGRNKTFLCYVVEAQSKGGQVQASKGYLEDEHVAAHAEEAFFNTIMPAFDPALRYLVTWYVSSSPCAACADRIVRTLNKTKNLRLLLLVGRLFMWEEPEIQAALRKLKEAGCKLRIMKPQDFEYVWQNFVEQEEGESKAFEPWEDIQENFLYYDEKLADILK; from the exons ATGGCCCAGAAAGAAGAGACCGCCGCGGCCACGGCGCCTACCTCGCAGGATGGCGAGGATCTGGAGAACCTGGAGGACCCCAAGAAGCTGAAGGAACTGGAGGAGCTGCCGCCCTTTGAGATCGTCACAGG GGAGCGGCTGCCTGCCAACTTCTTTAAGTTTCAGTTCCGGAATGTGGAGTACAGCTCCGGGCGGAACAAGACCTTCCTCTGCTATGTGGTTGAAGCGCAGAGCAAGGGAGGCCAAGTGCAGGCCTCGAAGGGATACCTAGAGGACGAGCATGTCGCCGCCCACGCGGAAGAAGCCTTCTTCAACACCATCATGCCAGCCTTCGACCCGGCCCTGCGCTACCTGGTCACCTGGTACGTGTCCTCCAGCCCCTGCGCGGCTTGCGCTGACCGCATCGTCAGGACCCTCAACAAGACCAAGAACCTGCGTCTGCTCCTCCTGGTGGGGCGGCTCTTCATGTGGGAGGAGCCTGAGATCCAGGCGGCCCTCAGGAAGCTGAAGGAGGCTGGCTGCAAACTGCGCATCATGAAGCCCCAAGACTTCGAGTACGTCTGGCAGAATTTCGTGGAGCAAGAAGAGGGTGAATCCAAGGCCTTTGAGCCCTGGGAGGACATTCAGGAGAACTTCCTGTACTATGACGAGAAGTTGGCCGACATCCTGAAGTAG
- the TSPO2 gene encoding translocator protein 2 yields MWPQGAAFVALPLLGPTLVWLLTHHWMSGWCDSPRKLPWCPSHRVLLLVWTAIYSITGYASYLVWKDLGGGFGRPLALPLGLYAVQLAISWTVLILLFTAHTPGLALLHLLLLFGLVVSTALIWHPINKLASLLLLPYLAWLTVVSSITYRLWRDSLCPEHQPQPTWEKSD; encoded by the exons ATGTGGCCTCAAGGGGCCGCCTTTGTGGCCCTGCCCCTCCTGGGGCCCACCCTGGTCTGGCTGCTCACCCATCATTGGATGTCTGGTTGGTGTGACAGCCCGAGAAAGCTGCCCTGGTGCCCATCCCACAGAGTCTTGTTGCTGGTGTGGACAGCCATCTACTCTATCACGGG ATATGCCTCCTACCTTGTGTGGAAGGACCTGGGAGGGGGCTTTGGGCgacccctggccctgcccctcgGCCTCTATGCTGTGCAGCTCGCCATCAGCTGGACTGTCCTGATTCTCTTGTTCACAGCCCACACCCCCGGTCTG gcccTGCTGCACCTGCTGCTGCTCTTCGGGCTGGTGGTGAGCACGGCACTGATCTGGCACCCCATCAACAAGCTGGCTTCCCTGCTCCTGCTGCCCTACCTGGCCTGGCTCACCGTGGTTTCTTCCATCACCTATCGCCTGTGGAGGGACAGCCTTTGTCCAGAACACCAGCCCCAGCCCACATGGGAGAAGAGTGACTga